In Nicotiana tabacum cultivar K326 chromosome 17, ASM71507v2, whole genome shotgun sequence, one DNA window encodes the following:
- the LOC107818476 gene encoding uncharacterized protein LOC107818476 has product MLHEHLITMENSSAPSPLQNPSSRFKLSIFTTSSSPKFQFSPLLLLLLLLLLSLNSSLGVSELPQIPYSPYCNDVVSSTPLSQASTPFNATPIFLTLRNAYVHAPVENAGKFNPKTLNFYTQNVYPTQNGKIFKLEGVLRFAGSVGPEFFGDFVHRRKLRLVYNRPPRFPTRGGGGYSREFRVSGFWDSGTGKLCMVGSGMRKLSSVDVVLKLVYFNSSDILRSVVNGTLERIDVNDNNAYTKPVEILGLSLRNYVYTLINKEVENHGFSEYGDSSNVSLGIDNPDRSVCSVISRAGTMEMMYLGNCSNGNCDFLGGNVSNFRPTMIWFNEIECGDNGRGRFLLSFGDGVSTRPTYLINQTLVAEGKWDEKTKTVDMIGCRIFNGSDAAAEKGFVGDCVVRLSLRLPKQWTLKERSVVVGEIWKRKDSNEKGNYGKVALHSLRNLVNRLDGLTYEYTVIDNVTRSCAKAMSYKGNGGKYPDVHSSDMRFDMMVRNKKKTEIFSYSAPLSVGDKFYRGASDSSVKLNDNQSTVVNVSYVLHFFAPPQFLYSVDHTPMTIEISAEGLYDSRSGHLCMVGCMYFSSRQGISQKNSSLDCEILVNIQYPPLNAKVRTGGRGTIESMRTKSDPLYFEPLELISNSIYTDQARNSIWRMDLEMTMVLISNTLACIFVGLQLFYVKKNPSVLPFISVVMLVVLTLAHMIPLLLNFEALFLVNRKKRNVYFGNDGWVEVNEVLIRIMTMIAFLLEFRLLQLIWSARAGDEIPKNSWISDKKVLYLSLPMYICGGLIAYFLHLSRNPHQMKLEYSLHFRYQQQTLWGELKTYAGLILDGFLLPQILFIVFCNTTEKALTPGFYVGTTLVRLMPHVYDLYRAHGNAWSFDYIYGNPKMDYYSTAWDIIICCGGLLLAVLTFLQQRFGGRCFLPSRYRESSTYEKVPVVSTESITEE; this is encoded by the coding sequence ATGCTCCATGAACACCTCATAACAATGGAGAATTCCTCAGCTCCATCTCCATTGCAAAACCCTAGCTCCAGATTCAAACTTTCCATATTTACAACATCCTCATCACCCAAATTCCAATTTagtcctcttcttcttcttctactcctTCTTCTCCTTTCCCTTAACTCCTCCCTTGGAGTTTCCGAACTCCCTCAGATCCCATACTCACCATACTGTAACGACGTCGTTTCCAGCACCCCTTTAAGCCAAGCTTCAACCCCTTTTAACGCTACCCCAATTTTCCTCACTCTTCGCAACGCGTACGTACACGCGCCGGTTGAAAATGCCGGAAAATTCAATCCGAAAACCCTAAATTTCTACACCCAAAATGTTTATCcgacccaaaatggtaaaatatttaaacttgAAGGTGTTTTGAGGTTCGCAGGAAGTGTTGGTCCTGAGTTTTTTGGTGATTTTGTACACCGGCGGAAACTCCGGCTAGTTTATAACCGGCCACCTAGGTTTCCTACCAGAGGTGGCGGCGGGTATTCGAGGGAGTTTCGCGTTTCGGGTTTCTGGGATTCGGGTACTGGGAAGCTTTGTATGGTGGGATCAGGTATGAGGAAGTTAAGTTCTGTTGATGTTGTTCTTAAGTTGGTTTATTTCAATTCGTCTGATATTTTGCGTAGTGTTGTTAATGGTACGTTGGAAAGAATTGATGTGAATGATAACAATGCATATACTAAGCCTGTTGAAATACTTGGTTTGTCTTTGAGAAATTATGTGTATACTTTGATTAATAAAGAAGTTGAGAATCATGGGTTTAGTGAATATGGTGATTCGTCTAATGTTTCGTTGGGAATAGACAACCCAGATAGGAGTGTGTGCTCAGTTATAAGTCGTGCTGGGACTATGGAAATGATGTATTTGGGTAATTGTAGTAATGGGAATTGTGATTTTCTTGGTGGTAATGTGTCAAACTTTAGGCCGACGATGATATGGTTTAATGAGATTGAGTGCGGGGATAATGGGAGAGGGAGATTCTTGTTAAGCTTTGGTGATGGTGTGAGCACTCGGCCAACTTATTTGATAAATCAAACATTGGTTGCTGAAGGGAAGTGGGATGAGAAGACGAAAACAGTTGACATGATTGGTTGCCGGATTTTCAATGGAAGTGATGCAGCAGCTGAAAAGGGTTTTGTTGGGGATTGTGTTGTGAGGCTGAGTTTGAGATTGCCTAAGCAATGGACCTTGAAGGAGAGGAGTGTTGTTGTTGGGGAGATTTGGAAAAGAAAAGACTCAAATGAAAAAGGCAATTACGGTAAAGTTGCCTTGCACAGTCTAAGAAATCTGGTTAACAGGCTTGATGGATTGACATATGAGTATACTGTGATTGATAATGTGACGAGGTCTTGTGCCAAGGCAATGAGTTATAAAGGCAATGGAGGGAAGTATCCCGATGTTCATTCATCTGATATGCGATTTGATATGATGGTGAGGAATaagaaaaaaacagaaattttCAGTTATTCAGCACCATTGTCTGTGGGGGATAAGTTTTACCGGGGTGCATCTGATTCTTCTGTTAAATTGAACGACAATCAAAGTACTGTGGTCAATGTAAGCTATGTGCTTCACTTTTTTGCTCCACCTCAGTTCTTGTACAGTGTTGATCATACTCCTATGACAATTGAAATTTCTGCTGAAGGTTTATATGATTCGAGGAGTGGACATCTTTGCATGGTTGGCTGTATGTATTTTTCATCACGTCAAGGGATTTCACAGAAAAATTCATCGTTGGACTGTGAAATTCTAGTTAATATTCAGTACCCGCCTCTGAACGCTAAAGTCCGCACAGGTGGTAGAGGTACCATTGAGAGCATGAGAACAAAGTCTGATCCTCTTTACTTTGAACCTCTGGAACTTATATCAAATTCGATCTACACTGACCAAGCCAGAAATTCCATATGGAGAATGGATCTGGAAATGACCATGGTTCTAATTTCCAACACACTTGCATGCATCTTTGTGGGTCTGCAgctattttatgtgaaaaaaaacCCAAGTGTGCTTCCGTTTATCTCTGTTGTCATGCTAGTTGTACTCACATTGGCACACATGATCCCTCTGTTGCTAAACTTTGAAGCCTTATTTTTGGTCAACCGAAAAAAGCGGAATGTTTACTTTGGTAATGATGGATGGGTTGAAGTAAATGAGGTTTTAATTAGAATCATGACGATGATAGCATTCTTGTTGGAATTCCGTCTTCTCCAACTCATATGGTCTGCAAGAGCAGGTGATGAGATCCCCAAAAATTCCTGGATATCTGATAAAAAGGTTCTGTATTTGTCTTTGCCAATGTATATTTGTGGTGGATTGATTGCTTATTTTCTCCATCTGTCAAGAAATCCTCATCAGATGAAGCTTGAATATTCCCTTCATTTTCGTTACCAACAGCAAACTTTGTGGGGGGAGCTCAAAACATATGCCGGTTTGATCTTGGATGGATTTTTGCTTCCTCAGATTCTGTTCATTGTGTTCTGTAACACTACTGAGAAGGCTCTCACCCCTGGTTTCTATGTAGGAACCACCCTTGTGCGCCTAATGCCACATGTATATGATCTTTACAGAGCTCACGGCAATGCTTGGTCATTTGATTACATTTACGGAAACCCAAAAATGGATTACTATTCTACTGCTTGGGACATCATTATCTGTTGTGGGGGTCTGCTTCTTGCAGTACTCACTTTCTTGCAGCAGAGATTTGGGGGCCGTTGTTTTCTTCCCAGTAGATATAGAGAGAGTTCCACATATGAGAAAGTACCTGTAGTCAGCACTGAGTCAATTACAGAAGAATAA
- the LOC107818475 gene encoding putative ubiquitin-conjugating enzyme E2 24: MDTSSLSDCDSFSESSSYDDQDYVEYLYGGHACSILSSLEESIGKIDDFLSFERVFMYGDIVCPVNDPSGQMGKVINVEMIVDLENIHGRKIRDVNSKDLVKIRPISVGDYVVMGPWLGKVEKIVDKVTVLFDDGAKSEFAAEGSEMLTPISSDLVEDPQYPFYPGQRVQVQSVSASGSANWLCGVRSGKREQGTIYSLEAGIVHVDWIRCGSLGCEKVPSPPNLQDSEKLTLLSCFSHAKWQLGDCCVLPVADSKNMLRQSVQSSPPCGAMKEDRLNKASQKSNRSSAVPQVAVISKTRTKVDVLWQDGSVTIGLDSDSVFPVNIVDAHEFWPEQFVLEKGMCDDSSVPSPKRWGVVRCVDAKERTVKVKWTTFSLNEPNKFRVEQTEEIVSAYELMDHPDYSYCLGDAVCKFCEDQVFSLDGKSMFSEIGMDINSKLKNIDTRKDNSDFLGYDHSSCIGIIVSFKDGNIEVKWATGFTSMVAPFEIYRIDKCETAAAITVPSGESAEQSGAETSSNENQLSKPEEKDLLKFGGDRESCNKSLWDSSSCLLSQAAIGFFSSITSSLFGPLSSSLFGTYQAISEEGKQSRLPNEEEIIELSNLNAGIPTLGVGDVKASSERELEQEQKTTEDQKDDVLSSSSKLPEEFRQFDMVTGFSDHHFADGAGKAQLSQVKRGWLKKVHQEWSILEHDLPETIYVRVCEERMDLLRAAIIGAPGTPYHDGVFFFDIYLPSEYPHEPPMVYYHSGGLRVNPNLYESGKVCLSLLNTWTGSGNELWNPKSSTILQVLLSLQALVLNEKPYFNEAGYDAQIGKADGEKNSVSYNENAFLVTCKSMLYQLNKPPKHFEALVQEHFGKRWKHILLACKAYMDGAPVGSAFQPKSQDQEPIKGSSTGFKIMLGKLFPKLAEAFADKGIDCSQLSD; encoded by the exons ATGGATACATCTTCTCTAAGTGACTGTGATAGTTTCAGCGAGAGCAGCAGTTATGACGATCAGGATTATGTTGAATATCTGTATGGTGGACATGCCTGTTCAATTCTTTCAAGTCTTGAGGAAAGCATCGGTAAAATCGATGACTTCCTCTCCTTTGAGAGAGTGTTTATGTATGGGGACATAGTATGTCCAGTAAATGATCCATCCGGACAGATGGGAAAAGTGATCAATGTTGAGATGATTGTTGACTTGGAAAATATTCATGGAAGAAAAATACGAGATGTTAACTCAAAAGATCTTGTGAAAATACGTCCAATTTCAGTTGGGGATTATGTAGTGATGGGTCCATGGCTTGGGAAAGTGGAAAAGATAGTCGATAAAGTTACAGTTCTCTTTGACGATGGTGCGAAGTCTGAATTTGCCGCAGAGGGTTCAGAAATGCTCACACCAATTTCCTCCGATTTAGTTGAAGACCCGCAATACCCTTTCTACCCGGGACAAAGGGTTCAAGTTCAGTCTGTATCTGCCTCTGGATCAGCCAACTGGCTATGTGGTGTAAGAAGTGGCAAAAGAGAGCAAGGTACCATTTATTCATTGGAGGCTGGAATCGTGCATGTAGACTGGATCCGCTGTGGCAGTCTTGGTTGTGAAAAGGTGCCTAGTCCCCCAAATTTGCAGGACTCAGAAAAGTTAACCTTGTTGTCTTGCTTCTCCCATGCAAAGTGGCAGCTTGGAGATTGCTGTGTACTTCCAGTTGCTGACTCTAAGAACATGTTGCGGCAGAGTGTTCAAAGCTCACCTCCCTGTGGAGCAATGAAAGAGGATAGACTAAACAAGGCATCTCAGAAAAGTAATAGGAGCTCAGCTGTTCCGCAAGTTGCTGTAATTTCAAAGACAAGGACAAAAGTTGATGTTTTGTGGCAGGATGGGAGCGTGACCATTGGATTGGACTCGGATTCTGTTTTTCCTGTCAATATTGTGGACGCTCATGAGTTTTGGCCAGAGCAGTTCGTGCTTGAGAAGGGAATGTGTGATGACTCATCTGTTCCCAGTCCAAAAAGGTGGGGTGTGGTGagatgtgttgacgcaaaggagcGGACTGTGAAGGTAAAATGGACAACCTTTTCCTTGAATGAACCAAATAAGTTTAGGGTAGAGCAAACTGAAGAAATTGTGAGTGCGTATGAACTGATGGACCATCCAGACTACTCATACTGTTTGGGTGATGCGGTTTGCAAGTTTTGTGAGGATCAGGTTTTCAGTCTTGATGGGAAGAGCATGTTCTCTGAGATTGGCATGGACATTAACTCTAAGCTTAAGAATATTGATACTAGAAAGGATAATTCAGATTTCCTCGGATATGATCACTCATCTTGCATTGGTATTATTGTCAGCTTCAAAGATGGCAACATTGAAGTGAAATGGGCTACTGGTTTTACAAGCATG GTTGCACCCTTTGAGATCTACCGAATAGATAAATGTGAAACTGCTGCTGCCATTACTGTACCCTCTGGTGAAAGTGCTGAGCAATCAGGCGCGGAGACGAGTTCAAACGAAAATCAACTTTCAAAACCTGAGGAAAAG GACTTACTGAAGTTTGGTGGCGATAGAGAAAGTTGCAACAAGAGTTTGTGGGATTCTAGTTCCTGTTTGCTTTCTCAAGCTGCTATTGGCTTTTTCTCTAGTATCACCTCGAGTCTTTTTGGTCCCTTGAGCTCATCATTGTTTGGTACTTACCAAGCTATATCAGAAGAAGGGAAGCAATCAAGGTTACCCAATGAGGAGGAAATCATAGAACTTAGCAATTTGAATGCAGGAATTCCCACACTTGGGGTAGGAGATGTGAAGGCTTCGTCTGAAAGGGAACTAGAGCAAGAACAGAAAACAACCGAGGATCAAAAAGATGATGTTTTGTCATCTTCCAGCAAGCTCCCTGAAGAATTTAGACAGTTTGATATGGTCACTGGTTTCTCAGACCACCATTTCGCAGATGGTGCTGGAAAGGCGCAGTTATCCCAG GTGAAAAGAGGTTGGCTGAAGAAGGTCCACCAAGAATGGAGCATTTTGGAACATGATCTTCCTG AAACGATCTATGTACGCGTCTGTGAGGAAAGAATGGATTTGCTGCGAGCAGCCATTATTGGTGCACCTGGGACTCCATATCACGATGGAGTCTTCTTCTTTGATATTTACCTACCCTCAGAATATCCTCATGAGCCACCT ATGGTCTACTATCACTCTGGCGGGCTTCGTGTCAATCCCAACTTGTATGAGTCAGGAAAGGTCTGTCTTAGCCTCTTAAATACATGGACGGGCTCTGGAAATGAACTATGGAACCCCAAAAGTTCCACGATTCTACAAGTTCTCCTCTCTCTTCAAGCTCTTGTGCTCAATGAAAAGCCTTATTTCAACGAGGCTGGATATGATGCACAGATTGGAAAAGCTGATGGTGAAAAGAACTCAGTCAGCTATAATGAAAATGCTTTCCTTGTTACCTGCAAGTCCATGTTATACCAACTCAACAAGCCACCTAAG CATTTTGAGGCACTCGTGCAAGAGCACTTTGGTAAAAGATGGAAGCACATTTTATTAGCTTGTAAGGCGTATATGGATGGTGCACCAGTTGGTTCTGCATTTCAACCCAAAAGCCAGGACCAAGAACCGATAAAAGGAAGCTCTACAGGGTTCAAGATTATGCTTGGCAAGCTTTTCCCTAAACTCGCGGAGGCATTCGCTGACAAAGGTATCGATTGCAGTCAGTTGTCCGACTAA